The DNA sequence GCGGGCTGTTCGGCGCCGACCCGGTGCCGTGGCTGTCGGAGACGAGCCCGCCGGTGTACTGGGTCGCCGTCGTCACGCTGCGGCTGTGGCTGCAGGTCGGGCTGTACATGATCCTGTTCCTGGCCGGGCTGCAGGCGATCTCGCCGTCGCTGTACGAAGCCGGCGAGCTGGACGGCACCAGCAAGTGGCAGGCCTTCCGCTTCATCACGCTGCCGCAGCTGCGGAACACGTCGGTGGCGGTGCTGCTGCTGATCCTCATAGCGGCGTTCCAGGCGTTCGACGAGTTCTACAACCTGTTCGGCACCGGGCTTTCCGGCACCGCGACCGCGCCGGTGAAGCCGCCCCTCGTTTACCTGTACGACTCCGCGCTCGGCGACCAGAACTACGGCGTCGGCTCGGCGGGCGCGTTTCTGCTCACCGTGCTCATCGTCGTGATCACCCTGCTGCAGGGCCGGTTCGTCGGCTTCGGGAAGAAGGACTGATGGCCGTCCTGCCGGTTTCCCGGAAAGCGCCGAAGTACGTCCTGGCTTCGGTGCTGTCGCTGATCTTCCTGCTGCCGTTCTACATCATGGTGCGCAACGCGCTGATGACGCGGCAGCAGGTCAGCTCGCCGGACTGGTCGTGGCTGCCGGACCCGCTGTCGTGGGTCAACTTCGGCGACCTGTTCGCCGACGCCTCGGTGCCGATGGCGCACTCGCTGTGGAACTCGTTCCTGGTCGCGATCGTCACGGCGCCGGTCGGCACGCTGTTCGGTTCGATGGCCGGGTACGCGCTGGCCCGGATCAACGTCCCCGGCCGGCGTGCGGTGTTCACGTACGTGCTGGTCACGCTGATGATCCCGCAGTCGGTGACGTTCGTGCCGACGTTCGTCGTCGTCGGCTCGATGGGCGGGGTCGACACCGAGTGGGGGATCATCGCGCCGAACCTGTTCAGCGCGTTCACGGTGATCCTCTTCCGCAACTTCTACCTGCGGTTCCCCGCCGAGATCGAGGAGGCGGGCCGGCTCGACGGGCTCGGCTACCTCGGCGTCTACCGGCGGCTGGTGCTGCCGAACTCGGGGAGCATGATCGCCTCGCTCGGGGCGCTGATGTTCATCGAAAGCTGGAACGCGTTCCTGTGGCCGCTGGTGATCGGGCAGGACCCGTCGTCGTGGACCGCCCAGATCGCGCTCTCGACGTTCCTGACCGCGCAGTCGGTCAACCTGCCGGCGCTGTTCGCCGGCGCGCTCGTCACCATCGCGCCGCTGGTCGCGATGTTCCTGGTCGCCCAGCGGTTCATCGTCAGCGGGATCGCCGCGAGCGGGCTCAAGGAGTAGGTCCCCTACCGAGGAGTGTTCAGTGAAGCGCCTCCTTTCCGTTTTCCTCGCTGTGCTCGGATTCCTTTCACTGGTCGTCTCGCCGGCCGACGCGCGGACGCCGTTCGTCCGGCCGTTCATGGGCTGGAGCAGCTGGAGCCTGGAGTCGTCGACCCGCGCGGGTTACGGCACTTCGTGGCTGAACGAGTCGCACGTCCGCGACGCGGCTTCGGCGATGGCTTCGAAGCTCAAGTCCGCGGGCTACACCTACGTCAACATCGACTCGGGCTGGAACGCTTCGCTTTCCTGGGTGTTCCACACCGACGTCAACGGCATTCCCGACCCCGATCCGACGCGGTTCCCCTCCGGGATCCCCGCTTTGGCCTCCTACGTGCACGGGCTCGGGCTCAAACTCGGCCTGTACGCGGTGACCGGCCTCGAGAAGGAGGTCTACGACAAGAACGCGCCCATCCTCGGGACGTCGTGCCACGCGCAGGACATCGCGTACCGGCCGCTGACGCCGTCGAACGGCTGGGGCGGCAACTGGAAGGTCGACTTCGCCAACCCGTGCGCGCAGAAGTACTACGACTCGATCGTGGCCCGCTTCGCGTCCTGGGGCGTCGACTTCGTCAAGGTCGACGGGACGACCGCGGACAACGTCGCCGACATCAAGGCCTGGTCGGCGGCGATCGACCACTCGCGGCGGCCGATGTGGCTGACGGCGAGCGCGTGGCCGGTGCCGCGGTCCATCGGTTCTTCCCTGGCCCCGTACGCGAACGGCGTGCGCGTCGACACCGACGTCGAGTGCTACTGCGAAACGGTGTCCACCTGGGACAGCTCGGTGAAGGCGCGGTGGGCGGACCTGCCGGGCTGGCTGGGTGTCTTCGGGCCGCAGTACCGGCCGGACCTGGACTCGATGCCGATCAGCAACAACACCGGCAGCGGTATCCAGGACGGGATCTCCGACGTCGAGCGGCAGAGCGTGATGACGTTCTGGTCGATGGCGTCCTCGCCGCTGTACGTCGGGGGAGACATCTGGTTCCTGGACGCCTCCGCCGTGTCGATCCTGACGAACCTTGAGGTCATCGCGGTCGACCACGCCGGTTCGTACCCGACCCGGGTCACCGGCGGTGAACTGCAGGTCTGGAAGAAGCGGGCGCCGGACGGCCGCTGGTACGCGGCGGTCTACAACCTGGGGTCCGCTCCGGCGGACATCACGGTGGACCTGGGGGTTCCCGGCGCGCGGCCGGTGCGTGACCTCGTCGCGCGCACGGACCTCGGGCGGTTCCGCGGCTCGTGGACGGCTGCTTCGGTGCCCCCGCACGGCTCCCGGCTGGTCCGGATCGGCTGAGTCTGCCCGGCGAAGGGGACTTTTCTCGCGCGAACGGCGGGAAAAGTCCCCTTCGTCGTGCGTGCGTCATCCATTGGGTGGAAGACGTCTGGTCGGGGGCCTTCGCGCCGTGCTATGTTCGGTTGCAGAACGAGTGTGCGTGATGCGAACAGATTCGGAGCGTGGGATGGCAGAGCTGCTGTCGCTGGAGGAGGCCGTCGGCCGGCTGGTGCACGACGGCGACACCGTCGCGCTCGAGGGCTTCACGCACCTCATCCCCGTCGCGGCGGGGCACGAGATCATCCGGCAGCGCAAGCGTGACCTCACGCTGGTGCGCATGACCCCGGACATCGTCTACGACCAGCTGATCGGCGCGGGCTGCGCCCGCAAGCTGATCTTCTCGTGGGGCGGCAACCCCGGCGTGGGCTCGCTGCACCGCTTCCGAGACGCCGTCCAGCACGACTGGCCGGTGCCGCTGGAGATCGAGGAGCACAGCCACGCCGGCATGGCGAACCGCTACGTCGCCGGCGCGTCCGGCCTCCCGTTCGCGGTGCTGCGCGGCTACACCGGCACCGACCTCCCGGCGCAGACCGACACGATCAAGCCGATCACGTGCCCGTTCACCGGCGAACAGCTGACCGCGGTCCCGGCGCTGAACCCGGACGTCACGATCGTCCACGCCCAGCGCGCCGACCGCGCCGGCAACGTCCAGATGTGGGGCATCACGGGCGTCCAGAAGGAAGCGGTCCTGGCAGCGAAGCGCTCGATCGTGACGGTCGAGGAGATCGTCGCCGAACTGGAGCCCCGCCCCGGCGCGATGGTCCTCCCGACGTGGGCGGTCACCGCGGTGGCCGAGGTCCCGGGCGGCGCGAAGCCGTCCTACGCGGCGGGCTACTACGAGCGTGACAACGCGGCGTACCAGGCGTGGGACGCGGTGGGCCGCGATCGCGAGGAGTTCACGAGGTGGCTGAACGAGCTGACCGGAGTGACGGCGTGACCACCGGCCTCTCGCTTCCCCGTTCCCTGCCGCCCCGGCGCCCGAGCCACCTCCGGCCCGCCGGTCCCGCCCACCCAAGCCACTGCCGACTCGCCGGTCCCGCCCACCCGAGCCCGCCTCGGCCCGCCGTTCGCGCCTGCTCGGCTGACTCGAGCCGTGCCGCTACCACCTCCGGGCCTGCGGGTAGCGCCTGCCCGGCTCACCCGGGTCGTGTCGTGACCGCGTCCCAGTGCGCCGTTCGTGCCTGCGTGGCTCGCGCGAGCCACGCCGCCACTGCCTCCGGGCCCGCGGGTAGCCCCTGCCCGGCCCACCCAGGCCGTGTCGTGACCGCCTCCCGGCCCGCCGGCAGCACCCGCCCGGCCCACCCGAGCGCACCCGCCGCCCCGCCCCGTCCCCTCACCCGAACCCGCCCTGCGGAGGTCCGAGCATGAGCACCGACTACACCGCGGACGAGATGATGAGCGTCGCGGCGGCCCGCGCGCTCGCCGGCGGCATGTCCTGCTTCGTCGGCATCGGCCTCCCGAGCAAGGCGGCCAACCTCGCCCGCCGCACGCACGCCCCAGACCTCAACCTGATCTACGAATCGGGCTGCCTCGGCGCGAAGCCGTCCCGCCTGCCCCTCTCGATCGGCGACGGCGAGCTGGCCGACACCGCCGATGCCGTGGTGAGCGTCCCCGAGGTCTTCAACTACTGGCTCCAGCCGGGCCGCATCGACGTCGGCTTCCTCGGCGCCGCCCAGCTCGACAAGTTCGGCAACATCAACACCACGCTCATCGGCTCCGACTACCACGACCCGAAGGTCCGCCTCCCGGGCGCGGGCGGCGCCCCGGAGATCGCGGCCTCCTGCGGCGAGGTGTTCATCGTCCTGCGCCAGAACCCCCGCGCGTTCGTGGAGAAGGTCGACTTCGTCACCTCGTTCGGCCACGGAACGGGCAAGGGCGACCGCGAGCGCCTGGGCCTCCCCGGCCAGGGCCCGACCCTGGTGGTCACCGACCTGGGCCTGCTGCGCCCCGACCCCGAGACCGCCGAGCTCACCCTCACCGAACTCCACCCCGGCGTCGAGCTCGATCAGGCCGTCGCGGCGACCGGGTGGAAACTGAAGGTCGCGGAGGACCTGAAGACCACCCCCGCCCCGACCGAGCAGGAGCTGCAGGTGCTCCGAGACCTGGAGAAGGCGAGCGCATGACCACCCCGGCCCCGCCGCCCCGCCGGAGCGCCGCACCCGTGGCAGGCTCGACCCGCGCGACGATCCTCGTGTCCCCGAGCGGGAAGGCGAGCGCATGACCACGCCGGTCCTGGCGCACCAGGAGACCCCGTCCGCGGCTTGTCCGTTCTACCCGGCGTTGCCCCGCCGGAGCGCCGCACCCGTGGCAGGCTCGACCCGCGCGACGATCCTCGTGTCCCCGAGCCGGAAGGCGAGCGCATGACCGACGTCTACATCCTCGACGCGATCCGAACCCCGTTCGGCCGCTACGGCGGAGCGCTGGCCGGCGTCCGCCCGGACGACCTGGCCGCCGGGGTCCTCAAGGCCCTCCAGGCCCGCAACGACCTCGATCCGTCCACAGTGGACGAAGTCACCCTCGGCGACGCGAACGGCGCGGGCGAGGACAACCGCAACGTCGCCCGCATGGCCGCGCTCCTCGCCGGCTGGCCGACGACCGTCCCGGGCAGCACGGTCAACCGCCTCTGCGGCTCCGGCCTCGACGCGGCGATGCAGGCCAGCCGCGCGATCCAGGTCGGCGACGCCTCCCTCGTCGTCGCCGGCGGCGTCGAGTCGATGACCCGCTCGCCGCTGGTCATGCCGAAGCCCGAGAAGGCGTTCCCCGCCGGCAACCAGACCCTCTACAACACCGCGCTCGGGTGGCGGATGGTCAACCCGGCGATGCCGTCGCAGTGGACCATCTCCCTCGGCGAGTCCACCGAGCAGCTCGCCGAGCGCTACGGCATCGGCCGCGACGAGCAGGACGCCTTCGCCGCGCGCAGCCACGTCAACGCGGCCAAGGCCTGGGACGAAGGCTTCTACGACGACCTGGTCGTCCCGGTCGAAGGCGCCGACCTGACCCGGGACGAAGGCATCCGCCCGGACTCCAGCCCCGAGAAGCTCGCCAAGCTGAAGCCCGTCTTCCGCAAGGAGAACGGCACGGTCACGGCGGGCAACGCCTCCCCGCTCAACGACGGCGCCTCGGCCCTCCTGCTCGGCGACGAAGCCGCCGCCGGCCGGCTGAACCGAGCCCCGCTCGCCCGCATCGCCGGCCGGGGCGCGGCCGGTGTCGACCCGGACGTCTTCGGCATCGGCCCGGTCCGCGCGGCCGAGATCGCCCTCGAGCGCGCCGGCATCGGCTGGGACGACCTGGCCGCGGTCGAGCTCAACGAGGCCTTCGCCGCCCAGTCGCTGGCCTGCCTGCGCGACTGGAAGGACCTCGACCCGGAGATCGTCAACACCCACGGCGGCGCGATCGCCATCGGTCACCCGCTCGGCGCGTCGGGCGGCCGGATCCTCGGCACCCTGGCCCACGACCTGCACCGCCGCGGCGGGGGCTGGGGCCTGGCCGCCATCTGCATCGGCGTCGGCCAGGGCCTGGCCGTCGTCCTCGAAGGCCGGTAGAAGGAGAAGAGACGTGGCCACTCCCACCGAACTCAGGCTGCCGCGCTACGGGCAGGACCCCGAAGGCACGCACCCGCCACTGGACTCGACCGGCTACCGCTCCACGGCCCTGCGCCACCCCAAGCAGGACCTGGTGCTGCTGCCGCAGATGCTCACCGAGGTCACCGGCCCGCTGCTCGGTCCTGGCCGGCTCAACGAGCTCGACAACGACCTCACCCGGCAGCACGCGGGCGAGCCGCAGGGGCAGCGGATCATCGTCACCGGCCGGCTCCTCGACGGCGATGGCCGCCCGGTGCGCGACTCCCTCGTCGAGATCTGGCAGGCGAACGCGGGCGGCCGCTACCGGCACACCGGCGACCGCTGGCCGTCCCCGCTCGACCCGAACTTCGACGGCGTCGGGCGCACGCTGACCGACAGCGACGGCCGCTACACCTTCACCACCATCAAGCCCGGCGCCTACCCGTGGAAGAACCACGACAACGCCTGGCGCCCCGCGCACATCCACTTCTCGGTTTTCGGCTCGGCGTTCACGCAGCGGCTGGTCACCCAGATGTACTTCCCGGACGACCCGCTGTTCTTCCAGGACCCGATCTTCAACTCGATCCCGGACGAAAAGGCCCGGCAGCGGATGGTCTCGCGCTACGACCACGAGATCACCCAGTCCGAATGGGCGCTCGGGTTCCAGTTCGACATCGTGCTGCGCGGGCGCGACGCGTCGGTGTTCGAAGAGGAAGAGGACGAGGACGAATGACCAGGCTGCTCCCCACCCCCTCGCAGACGGTCGGTCCCTACCTGTCGATCGGGCTGCCCTGGCCCGACGGCCCGCACGTCGTGCCCGAGGGCACGCCGGGCGCGTTCCGGATCCGTGGCACCGTCCGCGACGGCAACGGCGACCCGGTCCCGGACGCGATGATCGAGACCTGGCAGGCCGACCCGGACGGCGGCTTCTGCCACCCGGACGACCCGCGCGGCGCGACGGACGGCGAGTTCCGCGGCTTCGGCCGCTGCCCGACCGACGTGGACGGCCGGTACGAGATCCTCACGCTGCTGCCCGGCGTGCTCCCCGGCGAGGGCGGCACCACGCAGGCCCGGCACATCGACGTGTCGGTGTTCGCGCGCGGCCTGCTCAACCGGGTCGTCACGCGGATCTACTTCGAGGACCAGGACAACTCCGCGGACCCGGTGCTGGCGACCGTCCCGGCGGAGCGGCGCGGCACGCTGATCGCGGCCAAGACCGACGACGGCTACCGCTTCGACGTGCGCTTGCAGGGCGACGGCGAGACGGTGTTCTTCGCGGTATGAACGGAGGTGGCGGCGTGAGCGCCGTGCGGGTGCACCGGGTGGTGGAAGGCCCGGAGGACGGGCCGGTGGTGGTGTTCGGCGGGTCGCTCGGCAGCGACGTCCGGATGTGGGAACCGCAGGTGGTGCCGCTGCTCGAACGCGGTTTCCGGGTAGTCCGCTACGACACCCGTGGCCATGGCGGCTCGCCGGTGCCGCCGGGTCCGTACGCGCTCGACGACCTGGGCG is a window from the Amycolatopsis sp. cg9 genome containing:
- a CDS encoding carbohydrate ABC transporter permease, with amino-acid sequence MTAVMEAPAVAVAPKKRRRRRDWRAIGAFAVLTGPVVAGLGLFKYVAIGWSFLLSFNDARGTITIGNWIGFDNYAFLLGDDAFLTSLSTIAIFTVFIVPITFVASLGLAVLINSIKRGKAFFRTVFLVPAAVSYVVAALVWKMALFNGLPSGVANVLGGLFGADPVPWLSETSPPVYWVAVVTLRLWLQVGLYMILFLAGLQAISPSLYEAGELDGTSKWQAFRFITLPQLRNTSVAVLLLILIAAFQAFDEFYNLFGTGLSGTATAPVKPPLVYLYDSALGDQNYGVGSAGAFLLTVLIVVITLLQGRFVGFGKKD
- a CDS encoding carbohydrate ABC transporter permease, which gives rise to MAVLPVSRKAPKYVLASVLSLIFLLPFYIMVRNALMTRQQVSSPDWSWLPDPLSWVNFGDLFADASVPMAHSLWNSFLVAIVTAPVGTLFGSMAGYALARINVPGRRAVFTYVLVTLMIPQSVTFVPTFVVVGSMGGVDTEWGIIAPNLFSAFTVILFRNFYLRFPAEIEEAGRLDGLGYLGVYRRLVLPNSGSMIASLGALMFIESWNAFLWPLVIGQDPSSWTAQIALSTFLTAQSVNLPALFAGALVTIAPLVAMFLVAQRFIVSGIAASGLKE
- a CDS encoding glycoside hydrolase family 27 protein — encoded protein: MKRLLSVFLAVLGFLSLVVSPADARTPFVRPFMGWSSWSLESSTRAGYGTSWLNESHVRDAASAMASKLKSAGYTYVNIDSGWNASLSWVFHTDVNGIPDPDPTRFPSGIPALASYVHGLGLKLGLYAVTGLEKEVYDKNAPILGTSCHAQDIAYRPLTPSNGWGGNWKVDFANPCAQKYYDSIVARFASWGVDFVKVDGTTADNVADIKAWSAAIDHSRRPMWLTASAWPVPRSIGSSLAPYANGVRVDTDVECYCETVSTWDSSVKARWADLPGWLGVFGPQYRPDLDSMPISNNTGSGIQDGISDVERQSVMTFWSMASSPLYVGGDIWFLDASAVSILTNLEVIAVDHAGSYPTRVTGGELQVWKKRAPDGRWYAAVYNLGSAPADITVDLGVPGARPVRDLVARTDLGRFRGSWTAASVPPHGSRLVRIG
- a CDS encoding CoA transferase subunit A, whose product is MAELLSLEEAVGRLVHDGDTVALEGFTHLIPVAAGHEIIRQRKRDLTLVRMTPDIVYDQLIGAGCARKLIFSWGGNPGVGSLHRFRDAVQHDWPVPLEIEEHSHAGMANRYVAGASGLPFAVLRGYTGTDLPAQTDTIKPITCPFTGEQLTAVPALNPDVTIVHAQRADRAGNVQMWGITGVQKEAVLAAKRSIVTVEEIVAELEPRPGAMVLPTWAVTAVAEVPGGAKPSYAAGYYERDNAAYQAWDAVGRDREEFTRWLNELTGVTA
- a CDS encoding CoA-transferase subunit beta, which gives rise to MSTDYTADEMMSVAAARALAGGMSCFVGIGLPSKAANLARRTHAPDLNLIYESGCLGAKPSRLPLSIGDGELADTADAVVSVPEVFNYWLQPGRIDVGFLGAAQLDKFGNINTTLIGSDYHDPKVRLPGAGGAPEIAASCGEVFIVLRQNPRAFVEKVDFVTSFGHGTGKGDRERLGLPGQGPTLVVTDLGLLRPDPETAELTLTELHPGVELDQAVAATGWKLKVAEDLKTTPAPTEQELQVLRDLEKASA
- a CDS encoding acetyl-CoA C-acyltransferase, which gives rise to MTDVYILDAIRTPFGRYGGALAGVRPDDLAAGVLKALQARNDLDPSTVDEVTLGDANGAGEDNRNVARMAALLAGWPTTVPGSTVNRLCGSGLDAAMQASRAIQVGDASLVVAGGVESMTRSPLVMPKPEKAFPAGNQTLYNTALGWRMVNPAMPSQWTISLGESTEQLAERYGIGRDEQDAFAARSHVNAAKAWDEGFYDDLVVPVEGADLTRDEGIRPDSSPEKLAKLKPVFRKENGTVTAGNASPLNDGASALLLGDEAAAGRLNRAPLARIAGRGAAGVDPDVFGIGPVRAAEIALERAGIGWDDLAAVELNEAFAAQSLACLRDWKDLDPEIVNTHGGAIAIGHPLGASGGRILGTLAHDLHRRGGGWGLAAICIGVGQGLAVVLEGR
- the pcaH gene encoding protocatechuate 3,4-dioxygenase subunit beta, producing MATPTELRLPRYGQDPEGTHPPLDSTGYRSTALRHPKQDLVLLPQMLTEVTGPLLGPGRLNELDNDLTRQHAGEPQGQRIIVTGRLLDGDGRPVRDSLVEIWQANAGGRYRHTGDRWPSPLDPNFDGVGRTLTDSDGRYTFTTIKPGAYPWKNHDNAWRPAHIHFSVFGSAFTQRLVTQMYFPDDPLFFQDPIFNSIPDEKARQRMVSRYDHEITQSEWALGFQFDIVLRGRDASVFEEEEDEDE
- the pcaG gene encoding protocatechuate 3,4-dioxygenase subunit alpha, whose protein sequence is MTRLLPTPSQTVGPYLSIGLPWPDGPHVVPEGTPGAFRIRGTVRDGNGDPVPDAMIETWQADPDGGFCHPDDPRGATDGEFRGFGRCPTDVDGRYEILTLLPGVLPGEGGTTQARHIDVSVFARGLLNRVVTRIYFEDQDNSADPVLATVPAERRGTLIAAKTDDGYRFDVRLQGDGETVFFAV